From a single Streptomyces sp. NBC_00377 genomic region:
- a CDS encoding GDP-mannose 4,6-dehydratase, which translates to MKQVALITGIAGQDGSYLTELLLSKGYSIVGFDNHSVRMQQLRLRLADNPHRSRVLLELGDVRDRDFMTHLILSSKPDEIYNLAAQSHVGVSFQQPKVTADTALAIKGLLEISLEIHPVARIFQASTSEMFGDSPTPQTEHSNFNPLSPYAEAKLEAHEFLIEFRQRYSCYACAGILFNHESPLRREEFVSRKITRGIAKIVSGDSTELRLGNLAARRDWGHAKEYVEAMWLMLQQEHPEEFVVATGKSRSVEEFVAGGFALIGENWRDYVVSDQELFRPSDPPDLCGDAAEAYRKLAWQPKISFAELVREMLLAEIGPENSLAISRDTGMIPNSSRTH; encoded by the coding sequence GTGAAGCAAGTGGCTCTTATTACCGGAATCGCTGGTCAAGATGGCTCCTACCTGACTGAGCTCCTGTTGTCCAAGGGGTACTCGATTGTCGGTTTCGACAATCATTCAGTACGGATGCAACAGCTTCGGCTGAGGCTGGCCGACAATCCTCATCGGTCGCGAGTTCTTCTCGAACTCGGCGATGTGCGCGATCGAGACTTCATGACTCACCTGATTCTTTCCAGCAAGCCGGATGAAATCTATAACCTTGCGGCGCAAAGTCATGTCGGGGTCTCATTTCAACAGCCAAAGGTCACGGCTGACACTGCACTGGCGATCAAAGGTCTGCTTGAGATTTCGCTGGAGATCCATCCGGTAGCCAGAATTTTCCAGGCGTCCACCTCGGAAATGTTTGGCGACTCACCGACTCCGCAGACGGAGCACAGTAATTTCAATCCGCTGAGTCCGTATGCCGAGGCCAAGCTTGAAGCTCATGAGTTTTTGATCGAATTTCGACAGAGGTACTCTTGCTACGCCTGTGCGGGAATCTTGTTCAATCACGAGTCCCCTCTTCGGCGTGAAGAGTTCGTCAGTAGGAAGATCACACGTGGAATCGCAAAGATAGTATCTGGTGACAGCACGGAATTGCGGCTGGGGAATCTTGCTGCAAGGCGTGACTGGGGTCACGCCAAGGAATATGTTGAGGCAATGTGGCTGATGTTGCAGCAGGAGCACCCGGAAGAGTTTGTTGTCGCCACGGGGAAAAGCCGCAGTGTCGAAGAGTTTGTGGCCGGCGGGTTTGCGCTGATCGGTGAAAACTGGCGTGATTACGTCGTATCGGATCAGGAACTTTTCCGGCCGTCTGACCCACCTGACTTGTGCGGCGACGCTGCGGAAGCCTATCGGAAGCTGGCATGGCAGCCCAAGATTTCTTTCGCCGAACTCGTGCGAGAGATGCTGCTGGCTGAAATCGGCCCTGAAAATAGCCTGGCGATCTCTCGAGATACGGGTATGATTCCGAATTCTTCTCGCACGCATTAA
- a CDS encoding GNAT family N-acetyltransferase: MTEIRTPRLLLRRWLDDDLVPMADINADPQVMRWVDDGSVLDLEHTAEAIERWEEEWDEEGFGLFAVELLASGELVGFTGLSLPEFLPEVLPSVAISWRLGSQFWGQGYASEAAQATLEFALQDRGIDRVVSINRMGDDASENVSRKLGMTPERQTAHPVYGFPLHVHAIDLTEFVG, translated from the coding sequence ATGACCGAGATCCGCACCCCCCGACTCCTCCTCCGCCGCTGGCTCGACGACGACCTCGTGCCCATGGCCGACATCAACGCGGACCCCCAGGTCATGCGCTGGGTCGACGACGGCTCGGTCCTCGACCTGGAGCACACCGCGGAAGCCATCGAGAGGTGGGAGGAGGAGTGGGACGAGGAGGGCTTCGGTCTCTTCGCCGTCGAGTTGCTCGCCTCGGGCGAACTGGTCGGCTTCACGGGGCTGTCCCTGCCCGAGTTCCTGCCCGAGGTGCTGCCCTCGGTGGCCATCAGCTGGCGGCTCGGATCGCAGTTCTGGGGCCAGGGTTACGCCTCCGAGGCCGCCCAGGCGACGCTGGAGTTCGCGCTCCAGGACCGCGGCATCGACCGGGTCGTCAGCATCAACCGGATGGGGGACGACGCCTCCGAGAACGTCAGCCGCAAGCTCGGCATGACGCCGGAGCGCCAAACGGCACACCCCGTGTACGGCTTCCCGCTGCACGTCCACGCCATCGACCTCACCGAGTTCGTCGGCTGA
- a CDS encoding DUF4291 domain-containing protein translates to MEEPLRRIRALHTASTITVYQAYSPEIGLPAIRDGRFPAAWRPDRMTWIKPSFTWMMYRSGWGMKDGQETVLAVEITRDGFDWALRHACLSNYVRGLHPDRETWQRDLKRAPTRVQWDPERDVHLRPLPHRSLQLGLSGEASARYADEWIVSISDVTPLANEIHALVRDGELDSAARLLPQEQEYPASAELLAHLCP, encoded by the coding sequence ATGGAAGAACCGCTCCGCAGAATCCGTGCGCTCCACACGGCGTCCACGATCACCGTCTACCAGGCGTACTCCCCTGAGATCGGACTGCCCGCCATCCGAGACGGCCGCTTTCCGGCCGCGTGGAGGCCTGACCGCATGACGTGGATCAAGCCCAGTTTCACGTGGATGATGTACCGCTCCGGCTGGGGCATGAAGGACGGTCAGGAGACTGTTCTCGCCGTCGAGATCACTCGCGACGGCTTCGACTGGGCGCTGCGCCATGCCTGCCTGTCGAATTACGTCCGCGGACTGCATCCCGATCGCGAGACCTGGCAGCGTGACCTCAAGCGCGCGCCGACCCGCGTCCAGTGGGATCCCGAACGCGATGTGCACCTGCGCCCCCTGCCGCACCGCTCGCTGCAACTGGGGCTCTCTGGTGAGGCATCGGCACGTTACGCGGACGAGTGGATCGTGTCCATCAGTGACGTGACCCCGCTCGCCAACGAGATCCACGCACTCGTCAGGGACGGCGAACTGGACTCAGCTGCACGCCTGCTCCCCCAGGAACAGGAGTACCCCGCCAGTGCAGAACTCCTGGCTCACCTGTGTCCCTGA
- a CDS encoding Gfo/Idh/MocA family protein, with translation MPPSTPLPDALAGRRVRAAVVGIGAIGRGSHLPALQQLAAEGETEVVAAVDIDATAVEAFCAENGVAHAYTDLERMLAEQRPDLVTICTPPTLHREQSVAALRAGAWVWCEKPPVPTLADYDAVAAEEGEAAGPYSSIVFQHRFGSGTRHVRRLLAEQALGRPLVAHCQTTWYRDTAYYAVPWRGRWQTEGGGPAMGHGIHQMDLLLDLLGPWSEVRAMAGRLVHDVETEDVSTALLRFESGAMATVVNSVLSPDEVSRIRIDCERATVELTHLYGHSNADWRITPAPDVPSDRAALWQDFGTDVPSSHLAQLRELVASMRAGRRPRSSGADGRTSLELIGALYKSAFTDTTVKRGEIGPGDPYYTAMHGGAPGWAPVAETATARAEVPA, from the coding sequence ATGCCCCCATCCACTCCGCTGCCCGATGCGCTCGCCGGCCGGCGTGTCCGGGCCGCCGTCGTCGGCATCGGCGCCATCGGACGCGGCTCCCATCTGCCCGCCCTCCAGCAGCTCGCCGCCGAGGGCGAGACGGAGGTCGTCGCGGCCGTTGACATCGATGCCACCGCCGTCGAGGCCTTCTGCGCGGAGAACGGGGTCGCGCACGCGTACACCGATCTGGAGCGGATGCTCGCCGAGCAGCGCCCCGACCTCGTGACCATCTGCACCCCGCCGACCCTGCACCGGGAGCAGAGCGTGGCCGCGCTGCGGGCCGGTGCCTGGGTGTGGTGCGAGAAGCCGCCGGTGCCGACCCTCGCGGACTACGACGCCGTGGCGGCGGAGGAGGGCGAGGCGGCCGGGCCGTACTCCTCGATCGTCTTCCAGCACCGCTTCGGATCCGGGACGCGGCACGTGCGGCGGCTGCTCGCCGAGCAGGCCCTCGGGCGGCCGCTCGTCGCCCACTGCCAGACCACCTGGTACCGCGACACCGCCTACTACGCCGTGCCCTGGCGCGGTCGCTGGCAGACGGAGGGCGGCGGTCCGGCCATGGGACACGGCATCCACCAGATGGACCTGCTGCTCGACCTCCTCGGCCCGTGGAGCGAGGTGCGCGCGATGGCCGGACGGCTCGTGCACGACGTGGAGACCGAGGACGTGTCCACCGCCCTGCTCCGCTTCGAGAGCGGGGCCATGGCGACGGTCGTCAACAGTGTGCTGAGCCCCGACGAGGTCAGCCGCATCCGTATCGACTGCGAGCGTGCCACCGTCGAACTCACCCACCTCTACGGCCACTCCAACGCCGACTGGCGCATCACCCCCGCCCCGGACGTCCCGAGCGACCGGGCGGCCCTCTGGCAGGACTTCGGTACGGACGTCCCGAGCTCGCACCTCGCGCAGCTGCGCGAGCTGGTCGCGAGCATGCGCGCCGGCCGGCGGCCGCGCAGCAGCGGCGCGGACGGGCGCACCAGCCTGGAGCTGATCGGCGCGCTGTACAAGTCGGCGTTCACCGACACCACGGTGAAGCGGGGCGAGATCGGGCCGGGCGACCCGTACTACACGGCCATGCACGGTGGCGCCCCCGGCTGGGCCCCCGTCGCCGAGACGGCCACGGCGAGGGCAGAGGTGCCCGCGTGA
- a CDS encoding DUF3885 domain-containing protein encodes MSGNHHTRLYADRGQWNRGCLDGLLRAVADDALAEVFIADTELRRIHHPYDGGADAILATAAERDHVRHRHTDWLSSHPVGL; translated from the coding sequence GTGTCCGGCAATCACCACACACGTCTGTACGCCGACCGCGGTCAGTGGAACCGTGGCTGCCTCGACGGACTGTTGCGAGCCGTCGCGGACGATGCGCTCGCCGAAGTCTTCATCGCCGACACGGAACTGCGGCGCATCCACCATCCCTACGACGGCGGCGCAGACGCCATCCTTGCCACGGCCGCAGAGCGTGACCATGTGCGTCACCGACACACAGACTGGCTTTCAAGCCACCCGGTCGGCCTCTGA
- a CDS encoding DUF6585 family protein, with protein sequence MTAARNLWDEIPATVPGAAAELRLGAGRYAFRTRTSAVSWWGAFMLLLVTAFCVMMVFVISDESEWTNAFLFIILGTCTFLGAIAVPLVARFRPVAWCAVFEHGVVYQYGSQPPIAGAWDEITGCQRHSTDLVRNGVTVSTTHSAYVQLPAGNFMVSGDTLEARDIGALIANGWVSAQNRMAEEDATSRLAELSQLLETGGRVAFGPFTVSLAGLEHGGTALDWKRISEVELMGSTICVVVTDQLKPVREPVSEVPDAVLFLTVSDALRKAARQTR encoded by the coding sequence ATGACGGCGGCCCGAAACCTATGGGACGAGATCCCGGCGACCGTCCCGGGCGCGGCGGCGGAGCTGCGGCTCGGCGCCGGTCGATACGCCTTTCGCACACGGACCAGTGCGGTGTCCTGGTGGGGCGCGTTCATGCTCCTCCTGGTCACGGCGTTCTGCGTGATGATGGTCTTCGTCATCAGTGATGAGAGTGAGTGGACGAACGCGTTCCTCTTCATCATCCTCGGCACGTGCACCTTTCTCGGGGCCATCGCCGTGCCCCTGGTCGCACGGTTCAGACCGGTCGCATGGTGTGCCGTCTTCGAGCACGGCGTCGTGTACCAGTACGGTTCGCAGCCCCCGATCGCCGGGGCCTGGGACGAGATCACCGGATGCCAGCGACACTCGACGGACCTCGTACGCAACGGGGTGACCGTATCCACCACGCATTCCGCGTACGTCCAGCTGCCGGCCGGCAACTTCATGGTGTCGGGCGACACACTCGAGGCGCGGGACATCGGCGCCCTGATCGCGAACGGCTGGGTCTCGGCCCAGAACCGGATGGCGGAGGAGGACGCCACGTCCCGGCTGGCCGAACTCAGCCAGTTGCTGGAGACCGGCGGGCGAGTGGCGTTCGGGCCGTTCACGGTGAGCCTGGCAGGACTCGAGCACGGGGGCACCGCCCTGGACTGGAAGAGGATCAGCGAGGTCGAACTGATGGGATCGACCATCTGCGTGGTGGTCACCGATCAGCTCAAGCCGGTGCGGGAGCCGGTCTCCGAGGTGCCGGACGCCGTTCTGTTCCTCACCGTGTCGGACGCTCTGCGAAAGGCTGCGCGCCAGACCAGGTGA
- a CDS encoding PmoA family protein, with product MSGDLRLVHAHGDRVTVTDPVTGVELLAYVYRPEAAWEAPRPYIHPLRTLAGDVVTDYRPNDHRWHKGLSLTASHLSGANLWGGNSYVHGEGYLELPERVGSMAHVGFDEVSADDGRAVIAERLTWHPYSGELWAEEARRVEVHDVDHDSGSWALTWTSAVTNRREEPLRFGSPTTAGRELAGYTGLFWRGPRAFRDGRIIGPEGEGPDLMASQSPWLALSGEHDGADGHATVVFAHAPENDHSGARGTHPAHWFVRNEPFAGIAPSWAYFDELELAPGDTLTRRYRVVVADGAWEREGIAEYLEAHPW from the coding sequence GTGAGCGGCGACCTGCGTCTCGTCCACGCACACGGTGACCGTGTCACGGTGACCGACCCGGTCACCGGCGTCGAGCTGCTCGCCTACGTCTACCGGCCGGAGGCCGCCTGGGAGGCGCCGAGGCCCTACATCCACCCGCTGCGGACCCTCGCCGGTGACGTCGTCACCGACTACCGGCCCAACGACCACCGCTGGCACAAGGGGCTGTCGCTCACCGCCTCGCACCTCTCGGGCGCCAATCTCTGGGGCGGCAACTCCTACGTGCACGGCGAGGGGTATCTCGAACTCCCCGAGCGCGTGGGGTCGATGGCCCACGTCGGCTTCGACGAGGTGTCCGCCGACGACGGCCGGGCCGTCATCGCCGAGCGGCTGACCTGGCATCCGTACAGCGGTGAACTCTGGGCCGAGGAGGCCCGCCGGGTCGAGGTGCACGACGTCGACCATGACTCCGGTTCCTGGGCGCTCACCTGGACCAGCGCCGTCACCAACCGGCGCGAGGAGCCGCTGCGCTTCGGCAGCCCGACCACGGCAGGGCGGGAACTGGCCGGCTACACGGGTCTGTTCTGGCGCGGCCCGCGCGCCTTCCGGGACGGCCGGATCATCGGACCCGAGGGCGAGGGCCCCGACCTGATGGCCTCGCAGAGCCCCTGGCTCGCCCTTTCCGGTGAACACGACGGCGCCGACGGTCACGCCACCGTCGTCTTCGCGCACGCCCCCGAGAACGATCACTCGGGCGCCCGGGGGACCCACCCCGCCCACTGGTTCGTCCGCAACGAGCCCTTCGCGGGCATCGCCCCGTCCTGGGCGTACTTCGACGAACTCGAGCTCGCTCCCGGGGACACGCTCACCCGCCGCTACCGCGTCGTGGTGGCCGACGGCGCCTGGGAGCGGGAGGGGATCGCCGAGTATCTGGAGGCGCATCCGTGGTGA
- a CDS encoding DUF4291 family protein: MRAAHTDSTTVDQAYRPEIGNAAARDGHLPPAWSRERMTWIIKARSQPSGT; the protein is encoded by the coding sequence ATACGCGCCGCCCACACCGACTCCACCACCGTCGACCAGGCCTACCGCCCGGAGATCGGCAACGCGGCAGCCCGCGACGGCCACCTCCCGCCGGCGTGGAGCCGGGAGCGCATGACGTGGATCATCAAGGCGCGTTCGCAGCCTTCAGGGACATGA
- a CDS encoding YhjD/YihY/BrkB family envelope integrity protein yields MEGSTARIRRERLLRTLTFWLRPAFALRVVNRFQKIVGFDRSMALASSALTALVPLSVLIGAISDSFVHYDAAERIIKRYHLTGAGATAVSSLFSPAEGNTASVGIFGAVFLIISVLSFARAAQRLVEQTWELTPLSVRNTRNGLWWILSLGGYALCTALLTAFLGRGDLGLVASVCEVPVTAAFLVWSGWILSAKRVERRDLLPFGITAAVLTAAYSVGAAVYLPRLFNSYAERYGVVGAVFAMISALFAGMLVMVGSAALGREVRDELDRIRQGHRPSDHEVRRQWDTMVEQTRSRWRTARKQISRRPAKESDR; encoded by the coding sequence ATGGAGGGCAGCACGGCGAGGATCAGGCGTGAGCGCCTCCTCAGAACACTGACGTTCTGGCTGCGTCCCGCCTTCGCCCTGCGCGTCGTCAACCGGTTCCAGAAGATCGTGGGCTTCGACCGGTCGATGGCCCTCGCGTCCAGCGCGCTGACGGCGCTGGTCCCGCTCTCCGTCCTCATCGGCGCCATCTCCGACAGTTTCGTGCACTACGACGCCGCAGAACGGATCATCAAGCGCTACCACCTCACCGGCGCCGGCGCCACGGCCGTCAGCTCCCTCTTCTCCCCGGCGGAGGGCAACACGGCGAGCGTGGGCATCTTCGGGGCCGTGTTCCTGATCATCTCGGTCCTCAGTTTCGCCCGGGCCGCGCAGCGGCTCGTCGAGCAGACGTGGGAACTGACTCCGCTCAGCGTGCGCAACACACGTAACGGCCTGTGGTGGATCCTCAGCCTCGGCGGCTACGCGCTGTGCACCGCCTTGCTCACCGCGTTCCTCGGGCGGGGCGACCTGGGACTGGTCGCCTCGGTGTGCGAGGTACCGGTGACCGCCGCGTTCCTCGTCTGGAGCGGCTGGATCCTGTCGGCGAAGCGGGTCGAGCGGCGGGACCTCTTGCCCTTCGGGATCACCGCCGCCGTCCTCACAGCGGCGTACTCGGTGGGTGCAGCCGTCTACCTGCCGCGTCTGTTCAACTCCTACGCAGAACGCTACGGGGTCGTCGGGGCGGTCTTCGCGATGATCTCCGCGCTGTTCGCGGGCATGCTCGTCATGGTCGGTTCGGCGGCGTTGGGGCGGGAAGTACGGGACGAACTCGACCGGATCCGACAGGGCCACCGCCCCTCCGACCACGAGGTCCGCCGCCAGTGGGACACCATGGTGGAGCAGACACGGTCGCGCTGGCGCACGGCCCGCAAGCAGATCTCCCGTCGTCCCGCCAAGGAGTCCGACCGCTGA
- a CDS encoding cupin domain-containing protein encodes MVNGYGGLPGGTAVSRLRVYDWPAADGLRGGTPHMHLTCSEGYVVTGGRGAVHTLTASGHEVTPLEPGTVAWFTPGTIHRLVDEGDLSITVLMQNSGLPEAGDAVLTLPPEYLADPGTYAAATVIPAGAPREEQARIARARRDLALEGYRALREAADDPAALAAFHRSAAALVRPRLAEWRERWLRGARAAAQATEDQLDRLSDGDVSYLAEAAVRAEQPSVEGKFGMCGWLDVYALP; translated from the coding sequence GTGGTGAACGGGTACGGGGGACTGCCCGGCGGTACCGCCGTCTCGCGGCTGCGTGTCTACGACTGGCCCGCGGCGGACGGCCTGCGCGGCGGAACCCCCCACATGCACCTGACGTGTTCGGAGGGGTACGTGGTCACGGGCGGGCGGGGCGCGGTGCACACCCTGACGGCATCCGGTCACGAGGTCACGCCCCTGGAGCCCGGTACGGTCGCCTGGTTCACGCCCGGCACCATCCACCGGCTGGTCGACGAGGGCGACCTGAGCATCACCGTCCTGATGCAGAACAGCGGGTTGCCGGAGGCCGGTGACGCGGTCCTCACCCTGCCGCCGGAGTACCTCGCCGACCCAGGGACGTACGCCGCCGCGACCGTGATCCCGGCGGGCGCCCCGCGGGAGGAGCAGGCCCGGATCGCCCGCGCCCGGCGCGACCTTGCGCTGGAGGGCTACCGGGCGCTGCGCGAGGCGGCGGACGACCCGGCGGCCCTCGCCGCCTTCCACAGGTCCGCCGCCGCGCTGGTGCGGCCCCGGCTCGCGGAGTGGCGTGAGCGCTGGCTCCGTGGTGCGCGGGCGGCCGCGCAGGCCACGGAGGATCAGCTCGACCGGCTCTCGGACGGCGATGTCTCCTACCTGGCCGAGGCGGCCGTTCGGGCCGAACAGCCCTCCGTCGAGGGGAAGTTCGGGATGTGCGGGTGGCTGGACGTGTACGCGCTGCCGTAG
- a CDS encoding ATP-binding protein — translation MIAVPPWHLRDYHDDDLDQAIEIWDQSRETDEDRVFPVSEVMAAAKAGPTAVVAVVGDELVGMAVAQAYGQRGWILLVALASRWRERGIGSALLAELERRLRSLGVRHLSALLPAHVAGTKALENSGYQSRDGLTYYEKLEPPGAPNAEVLASLGGRMLLGGLWDAMAGMEREKQVIERRVVLPLTEPALADRYGVVPPKAIILFGPPGTGKTSFAKAVASRLGWPFVELFPSRLAADTSEGLGTALREVFADLAELDSVLLFIDEVEEIAGVRSGKAVDPGHGVTNELLKLIPVFREHDARLLACATNSVRSLDPAFLRPGRFDYVIPIGPPDPTARAAIWARYLRAAGDSVDLMQLVEASELFTPADIEFAARKGAQAAFEREVAQRKGRPATTDDFMTAIADTRPTLTAQAIKEFTEDIEKYSRL, via the coding sequence GTGATAGCGGTGCCCCCATGGCATCTGCGCGACTACCACGATGACGATCTTGACCAGGCCATCGAGATCTGGGACCAGAGCCGTGAGACGGACGAGGACCGGGTGTTTCCGGTCTCCGAGGTGATGGCCGCGGCCAAGGCCGGTCCGACGGCAGTGGTCGCGGTGGTCGGCGACGAACTGGTGGGCATGGCCGTGGCGCAGGCCTATGGCCAGCGGGGGTGGATCCTCCTGGTGGCACTCGCCTCCCGCTGGCGCGAGCGCGGGATCGGCAGTGCTCTCCTCGCCGAGCTCGAACGGCGCCTGCGGTCCCTGGGCGTGCGCCACCTCAGCGCGCTGCTGCCCGCCCACGTCGCCGGCACGAAGGCTCTGGAGAACTCCGGCTACCAGTCCCGCGACGGCCTGACCTACTACGAGAAGCTCGAACCACCCGGAGCCCCCAACGCCGAAGTCCTCGCGTCACTGGGCGGCCGGATGCTGCTCGGGGGACTGTGGGACGCCATGGCCGGCATGGAGCGGGAGAAACAGGTCATCGAGCGCCGGGTCGTGCTTCCGCTGACGGAGCCTGCGCTGGCCGACCGGTACGGGGTCGTCCCTCCGAAGGCAATCATCCTGTTCGGTCCTCCCGGCACCGGGAAGACCAGCTTCGCCAAGGCGGTCGCCTCCCGGCTCGGCTGGCCGTTCGTGGAACTCTTCCCCTCCCGGCTCGCGGCCGACACGAGTGAGGGGCTGGGCACAGCGCTGCGGGAGGTCTTCGCGGACCTGGCGGAACTCGACTCGGTGCTGCTCTTCATCGACGAGGTCGAGGAGATCGCCGGCGTGCGGTCCGGGAAAGCTGTCGATCCGGGACATGGGGTGACCAACGAGTTGCTCAAACTGATCCCTGTCTTCCGCGAACACGACGCACGGCTGCTGGCCTGTGCCACCAACTCCGTGCGCTCTCTCGACCCGGCTTTCTTGAGGCCGGGCCGGTTCGACTACGTCATTCCCATCGGCCCACCTGATCCGACCGCCCGCGCGGCGATCTGGGCCCGCTATCTCAGGGCCGCCGGTGACTCGGTGGACCTCATGCAACTGGTCGAGGCCAGCGAGTTGTTCACCCCGGCCGACATCGAATTCGCAGCCCGCAAGGGCGCGCAGGCGGCGTTCGAGCGCGAGGTCGCACAGCGAAAGGGCCGACCGGCCACCACCGATGACTTCATGACCGCCATCGCCGACACCCGGCCGACGCTCACCGCACAGGCGATCAAGGAGTTCACCGAGGACATCGAGAAGTACAGTCGCCTCTGA
- a CDS encoding nuclear transport factor 2 family protein, with protein sequence MTQRVELAAVLDRLAVDGLITDYAVAVDDGDWTAYRELFTSDGRADYRSAGGIEGEAGNVASWLAESMRVFAMRQHLIVNRRVSFGVLEQDTGDTARVQADYVNPMRLAAGQDDAEAGAPDFVCGGRYSFGLLRTDDGWRVRDVVVREKWRRMPG encoded by the coding sequence ATGACGCAGCGTGTGGAACTCGCCGCCGTGCTGGACCGGTTGGCCGTGGACGGCTTGATCACCGACTACGCCGTGGCGGTCGACGACGGTGACTGGACGGCGTACCGGGAACTGTTCACGTCGGACGGGCGAGCGGACTACCGCTCCGCCGGTGGTATCGAGGGGGAGGCCGGGAACGTCGCCTCGTGGCTCGCGGAGAGCATGCGGGTGTTCGCCATGCGGCAGCACCTCATCGTCAACCGCCGGGTGAGCTTCGGGGTCCTGGAGCAGGACACGGGCGACACGGCGCGGGTGCAGGCCGACTACGTCAATCCGATGCGGCTGGCGGCCGGCCAGGACGACGCGGAGGCCGGTGCGCCGGACTTCGTGTGCGGCGGCCGGTACTCCTTCGGTCTGCTGCGGACGGACGACGGATGGCGGGTGCGGGACGTGGTCGTCCGGGAGAAGTGGCGGCGTATGCCCGGCTGA
- a CDS encoding undecaprenyl-diphosphate phosphatase gives MSWFESLILGLVQGLTEFLPVSSSAHLRLTAAFSGWKDPGAAFTAITQIGTEAAVLIYFRKDIGRIISAWSRSLFDKTLRKDHDAQMGWLVIVGSIPIGLLGVTLKDQIEGPFRDLRITATMLVVVGIVIGIADRLAARDETGGKHRAPKQRKTLENLGVKDGLIFGLCQACALIPGVSRSGATISGGLFMGYKREAAARYSFLLAIPAVLASGVFELKDAVEGGHVAWGPTMFATLIAFGSGYAVIAWFMKFISTKSFMPFVYYRVVLGIVIIALVATGSLSPHAAESAG, from the coding sequence ATGTCTTGGTTTGAATCCCTCATCCTCGGACTCGTCCAGGGGCTGACCGAGTTCCTCCCCGTCTCCTCCAGCGCGCATCTGCGGCTGACCGCGGCGTTCTCCGGCTGGAAGGACCCCGGCGCGGCCTTCACGGCGATCACACAGATCGGCACGGAGGCCGCGGTGCTGATCTACTTCCGCAAGGACATCGGCCGGATCATCTCGGCCTGGAGCCGATCGCTGTTCGACAAGACGCTGCGCAAGGACCACGACGCCCAGATGGGCTGGCTGGTGATCGTCGGCTCCATTCCGATCGGCCTGCTGGGCGTGACGCTCAAGGACCAGATCGAGGGCCCCTTCCGCGACCTGCGGATCACGGCCACGATGCTCGTCGTCGTCGGCATCGTGATCGGCATCGCCGACCGGCTGGCGGCCCGTGACGAGACGGGCGGGAAGCACCGCGCGCCCAAGCAGCGCAAGACCCTGGAGAACCTGGGCGTCAAGGACGGTCTGATCTTCGGCCTCTGCCAGGCCTGCGCGCTCATCCCCGGCGTCTCCCGTTCCGGCGCCACCATCAGCGGCGGCCTGTTCATGGGGTACAAGCGTGAGGCCGCGGCCCGTTACTCCTTCCTCCTGGCCATCCCGGCCGTACTGGCCTCCGGTGTCTTCGAGTTGAAGGACGCGGTGGAGGGCGGCCATGTGGCGTGGGGTCCGACGATGTTCGCGACGCTGATCGCCTTCGGCTCCGGATACGCGGTCATCGCGTGGTTCATGAAGTTCATCAGCACCAAGTCCTTCATGCCGTTCGTCTACTACCGGGTGGTGCTCGGCATCGTCATCATCGCCCTGGTCGCGACGGGTTCACTGAGCCCGCACGCGGCGGAGTCGGCGGGCTGA